DNA from Drosophila busckii strain San Diego stock center, stock number 13000-0081.31 chromosome 2R, ASM1175060v1, whole genome shotgun sequence:
ACGTCGGCATCAAcgtcagctgcgctgcttacaCTACAGGCTGACTCATAAGGAGCACAGAGAGCGCAAGgggtgttgtttttgttgtttcacaattttgttttacttattttttcaTGGGCTAGATTTTGCCTAACGCTGCTACAATTTTCCGATTTCACcgtttatgtttgtatgttaATTTTTCACATTCATTCAGCGCCAATTGTATGCACCCATACTGTGTAAAactgtaaaattaataaaactgaatttatggcaatttaaaCGAGCGTACAACGCCAGCgtttttgttgtgttattGTGTATTTCCTATTGTTGCCTTTAGTTTACTGctacatatacacatgtatcTCTTTGCACATTGCACTTTTCGTGTTACGCTTTAACATTCACTTCGCTAGCACGCCAAGTGCAGTAACAAACAATTCACgtgcccaaaagcaaaaaaaaccaaaccaaaccaaaaaccCAAGCGCCGCACCGCCGCACGTCCTGAATCTTTTCTTTCAAAAAGTAAATGCACTTTGATGCAACACAAGCACTTAAACAATTCActaattaagcattttatgcatACGCACGCATTGTGCCCTAACAGCTTATTGCTATTGCCGtgttattaacataaattatacttttttaacatttaccgcaaataattacaataaacaaaacgccCGCGCACAACGCGACACAACCGCTCCgttcaaaatttattgtgtttttgttatctttatctttatctttCTCGCCGTCGGTATCATTATCGCCATCGTTATTgctatcaaaataataatcgtTATTGCTATCGTCGAGCATATGATTCGAACTCGAACATTATTGTCAGACAGTGTCATGCAGTATATTTGCGCTAGAGTTGCCAActgcacaaattttattatcaaGTGGCCGCCACCAGAACAAAACGCCGCACATTATTTTGTCAAATactttattgttaaaatataattttggaTTTTACTGGTTCACTGGTTGTGCAGAACTAAAAGTCATCTTCTTCGGTGGAGTTTCGTCTTCCTAAAAAGCTATAAGTCATCTTCGTCGCTGGATTCGCGTCTTCCAAGAACGGTTCTAACATCCTTGGTAAAACGCAGTGCGTCCAAAAAGGGTAATAGCCTTACCAATTCCATGTCTTCCATATCGTAAATATACGATTTGATGGGTACTGCGTTTAATGGAAAATCACGATAAACACTCGGCGaattatcaataataaatacgcTGGTTAAGTCATTATTTACAGCAGCTAAATTCTTGCTAATCATATTTGTTTGAGAGCGACAATGCTGGCGATACAAACGGCGTTGCAAGATGTGACGACCAGCATCCAGTTGATCTATTACAACCGTAGCATACTCCTCCAAGCTGGCCGTATAAATAACCAGGTCGTACCACTTGGCCACAAAATCGAGAAATACATCGACATGCGGTCGCTTGAAAACCGTAAATGACACCTTCGGCATTTCAGGTATTATTTCTATGTCCAATGCATAGTCGGGCACGGCTGTTGGAGGCACCTCGGAACAGCCAAATTGCTCATTCGTATCTGGATCACAGTAGCACGAATGCACTAGAGTTTCATCCAGATCAAGCACCAAGGTCTTACGATTTACTTGGGCCAGCATTGCCTGTGTTTCGAAAGATAGTGGCACCTCCTGGTACAACACATAGGTAGACGGATCAAAGAGCAGACGTAGCTTGGACGtcaaatatgcaataaactGCAGCACATAGTCGCCCAGATTCTCAAGGCTGGGCAAGCTGCTAGTCACATTGGGCCAGCTCCTGGCAGCTGGAACTGGCCGCTGAACTCTACCACTAAACGTGGCCACCACTTCAGCAGAGGTAGAGGCGGTTTCACTTGACGCTGGTGGTTTGCTTAAATTGGAGACTTGTTCAATTGGCGGTGCTGTGGAACTTGGTTGCTCTTGGACCTGCACAACCATTTTAGTTACCTACGGATAGTGCTAACATAactatacaattttttattaaaaatttcacaTACACATGTCAAACTGAGTAACAGAAATATTGAAATGGAATACATTGCAAAGTCTGCTGGGGCCTACCAAAAGATATCCAAAATTTTTTCTTACATCTTCCACTGACTGTGCTAAGACTAgtcgaattttttttaactaagaatttaaattaaaagaccCAACTTGCTTGCCCAAAAGCAATGGATTAATATGAATCGTCTATTATTTGAAAACTGCTTCAAAACATACAgaacacaaatttaaacatctacacacacacacacacacacacgggaATTATGAGTAAAGACAATAATGATACACCCAATGCGATGGAGGAGGAGTTCAAGCAATTCAcgagcaaaataaattgtcataTAGTCGTTGATTTGCCATATGAGCAACGTTGCGATTTTGTAATCAAAGCCATGGACtgtccagcaacaacaaatatattgcCATACTGGAAGCTCATGTCCTGCCATTACAACTGTCGTAATAGATTTGAGGAATATGTGGTCATGACCGTCTTTGTGATATTCATTATGGAGCTTATAGTGTGCATCTATCATGTGGTGGAAGTGTAGTACgtatatgaaataataattttgataagCCTCTAGTTTGAACACGCTTAGCGTACAGCTACACTCCGGCCTTGAAGCTCTGCTCCCACCTTTTGCATTTAAACGAACATTTAGCTGGCGTCACAATATTATCCTTTGGAAATGCTGCGCCAGAGATGTTGGCGAATCTATTGACTACCGCAACCGGTACACCTGTATTGGCGTATTATTATTCTAAGGCCCTCTTCACTACCCTCTTCACGGGCGGACTTATCAACTATTTATGCCCATTTCGCATGAATATGCACGGCACACTTCGCGATACATTTTTCTTTCTGATTGGCGTAATGTATCTTGAGTTTACTCTGAGTAACGATCAGATGATATCGATGAACGAAGGAATCGGTATGCTTGCCTTAATGTTTAATTAGTTCTTAACTTAACAAAGTTCCTTAATGTTTCCTATTAGTCTTGctcagcatttattttgccTATCTAATGGTCAATGTGGTGGATTATGTGCTGACGCGACGATATATGAAATGTAAGTTAAATAAGTCTAATAAATGTGTAACTCCCAAAGATTCACTgggtttttttaaattttctaaattctCCATACCGGTATTTTGAGCTATTATATTTTCGGTTGTATCACTATCCTCTTTCTATCCTATCTCTTCTAAAAAGTCTTgcataaattcttttgtttagcCATTTGGAACCAGCTGGAAGAACTTGTAGGCGATCGAACGACTCCGAATGCACAAAGTAAAAGTCAAGTGCTACgcaaaaaatatgcagagcTTGCTAGTGATGCGGAAATGGAGGTATTTAGTCGAAATAGCTCTCCCTTGGAGCATCATTCGTCCATTGACTTGACAATACGTTCTCAACGAAAGAACCGACGTATTACCGTCAGTGCCAGAGCCAATATGTACTACAATATATCAAACAATTGGAATAGACATATTTTCAGGGATTTTTTTGAATCCCTAGCGCCCATCAAGATCGCAGATTGGCAAGCAGCTAAATTGTATAAGCGTGCCTATTATATTGCCAGGGTGCCCATAGCGGTGCTAACGGCTTTATTTATACCGCTGGTGGACTACGACTTGCACAAGCATGGCTGGAGTAAGTTGCTCAATTGCATACAGCTCATTATTAATCCAGCTATAACGGTGATTCTCATTAAGTGTAAGTCTAAATAGCTTCTGCTATCTACCTTGATTTATTCTCATTTAGCTTACAGCCATGTACTTTGGTACTAAAATCTGGTACTTGAACATAGTGCAGGACTATATCTATGGCGTTTATACCTTTGCGCTAACAGTACCGTTAGCTATAGTGGTTTTCATGAAGTCAAGAACCGATGCGCCGCCACTTTTTCATTTCGCCTTCACCACACTGAATCTAACGGGCTCTGCATTCACCATATATTACTGCGAATCTGAGATTGATCACTTGCTGCAGGTCATTGCTATGGTAATGCATGTACCAACTGCTTTTGTTGGCGTTACTATAACCCCTGTGGCTATAGCCATGGGTGCAATGGTGGTCAACACAGCGTTGGCCTTTCAAGGATATGAACGAATGGCATTCGCTGCCTGCGTGGGTGGTCCATTTATAACAGTTATACTGGGCACGGCCAGTATTTGCATGGCAAATGCCGTTAAGGACAAGCATCCCAGAGCACAGACTTTATATGGAGAATATGGGATGAATGCGTTCatctttttaattatatcaTTGTCAATGACGCTGATGTGGACATCAATATTGAATTACCGCTCTCGCCGCTCCGTTGGCATATACTCTTTATCCCTCTACATGCTTTTTCTACTGTTCGCGGTGCTCATCAAAGACAATATCATACACTCGTATGCCAAAGATGTTATTCTACAAGATTCCTTTGAATAAtggtaaaagaaaataagtagAAAAATACATGGAACACAAATTTCCCTTTAAGGGAGCTTTTGGCTTCTACTGGGAAATAGCATTCGAACAACATTTCGAAGGATAAAAGGAATACTAATTTCCCTTTTTATTCTCGCAAGCAGCTTTAATAAAGCTTTTAGGTCTTATTAGAAAATTCTATTCGAACAgccttttaaaaatatttcatttgcattttgtgctttttttatagcatatgCATTTCCCTGCTTGTTGTTTTCCCTTTATAAGCGTTAACTGAAGCTATTAAAAATCCAGTGCAAGCTATAAATATGGTAAGATGCATTTACAtcgataaaaataatattgtagtAGATTTGTGaatatgcaaacatattttttatttttatatgttttacatatccaattaaatatattgctttgctttgccatATTTTAAATCTGTATACTGAATGCGATTTGCATTTTGGTATATTTACTTGTCGGCTACTACTCAAGCTAGTTGGGCAAGACGCTCTGAGGTTAATTTAAGTAAAGCCTGTGCTAATTGCCTGCAAGCCACAGACGAAATCGCTCCAACAGCAGATGATTCATTAGCCAActgacacacacgcacacacacagaggcagaCAAATGATATGCAAATCGGTCGAGGCGACATAgtgcagcaaaatgttgcagctacAAGAACAACATGAGCAAACAGCTCTGATATACATAGCCTACTTACAGCCCCGCTCGGCGCTCACATTAATTAAGGCTtgcataatttacatttagctCTTGCCTGTATATCTACTAGCTGCAGTTGTagttgtcgctgtcgctgtccctgtcgctgtcgcagttgCCTTGGTGCAACATTCGCTTCCGGTGTGCAACGTGCTAACGGCTAATTGAGTTATAATGCTAAGCGGTCATTTATTGGAGCGCCATTGGAGCATTAAGTCCAACTGCAGCGCTATAGGTAGATAATATGATTGTTCACCAActtgtaattgaatttcaaatgtttttcaaATGTCTATCGACACTCTGCTTGCGCCCTTGCAAAAGCTAAGTGCTATATAGTTTAAAGACTTATCGAACGTTTAAATTATCGATCTGCTGCTTAAAGccaaatttactttatttgtttgcctcaTTGGTATCGATGCATTTATCAAGCCAATTACCTTGGGTTGGCTTATCAATTCGCAAGCAAATCCTAAATCTAAATCAATTTTGGCTATGCATAAGAAAGCAGCTACAAATTCGTTGCGATTCAGCActtgtgcattaaatatttgatgacTTTCACACCCCAGATACAAACGCTTGGCAAATGGAGTTGCCAATGTGAGCTTGAAGCTCGGACGATATGCAAAATGAggaaaaataagtaaaatgcaaaacaatttggtAACAAGCAAAATGCATCAAAACTGATAGCACATACGTACAAACATACAAAGACAGTGGGGGATGCTGGGCGTGGACGACCACGCTTTGGTTGCCTTCCTGTCGTTTTTTGCTCGCtatgttatacactttggcatttgATTAAGCAATGGCAAAGGGTATCGTGAAAATGTGCAAATGTACGTAACAGAGAGATTGAAGGGtaaataaagtataaattttgctaagcagcaatttaaactgAGTCGATTGAGACATTCTgtttgtatgtctgtgtgaGCAACAAGAATTTCAAGACTATAAGAACTAGAGACTCCAAATTGTAGTGTTTACAGCTATTCGTAGATCgagcaaatcaaaataaaaactatttagaCCCACAATTTTGAacgaatttgttttaaattcagcACACAAGCTTTGATGGCCAATACCAATGTGTTCGTTCGTGTATTTGCTAGCCAAAGagtatcaaaaagttggctgTGCCCAACTAGTTTTTGCTAGTTTGTGTATTGAAGTTGGAGCTAGAACTAAGGCAGAGATAGAGTTGGAAAAAAACCAAAGCTGTTGCAAAAACATGACACATTAAGTGCACAGACAGCCAGCAAGCAAGCAGGAAGTCTATGGGACTTGAGTGCTTTTATTGCTGCCGGAATTCTGCGGGATTCACTTTGAGTTGACGCTCGCCTTGCATTTGGCTTGCCATTTTTCCGCTTTTATTTTTCCGGGACATGgtatctattttttttgttttcggttttgttgctactgctattgctgctgaaGGGCTGcacttgtttatgtttatgcgaTTGCACTTAAATGTAATGGTTATGTTTCAGCTGGCTTTGCATTTGATGTCAGTTAAATTTGTCTGCTTTGATTATAACGATGATGCAGCCCATGCAGTTGACCCCAATTGACATAGAAGCCAAAGCATCCACAGTGAGAGCTCTGAGCGAAGGCGACAAACCACTTTAACCCTAATTAACGGCAAGcttttgctgtcgctgtcagCTTTCGCTCATTATGCTTCACGCTGGCAGCCAACTCGACAGCTTtggtttacatttattttttattgaaatagaGCCAAGCTCAAGTGGCAGACATTGCAGAAATCCTTGACTGCATTTCAATGGAGCCAACGACAAGAATTCGCAGTTTCCTAGTCACTCTCCGTCCGGACAGTTGTCCGACAAGGACTGCAGGTCGCCTCGACTACGCTGCA
Protein-coding regions in this window:
- the LOC108597695 gene encoding mitochondrial sodium/calcium exchanger protein isoform X2, whose protein sequence is MWWKCTYSYTPALKLCSHLLHLNEHLAGVTILSFGNAAPEMLANLLTTATGTPVLAYYYSKALFTTLFTGGLINYLCPFRMNMHGTLRDTFFFLIGVMYLEFTLSNDQMISMNEGIVLLSIYFAYLMVNVVDYVLTRRYMKSIWNQLEELVGDRTTPNAQSKSQVLRKKYAELASDAEMEVFSRNSSPLEHHSSIDLTIRSQRKNRRITVSARANMYYNISNNWNRHIFRDFFESLAPIKIADWQAAKLYKRAYYIARVPIAVLTALFIPLVDYDLHKHGWSKLLNCIQLIINPAITVILIKSMYFGTKIWYLNIVQDYIYGVYTFALTVPLAIVVFMKSRTDAPPLFHFAFTTLNLTGSAFTIYYCESEIDHLLQVIAMVMHVPTAFVGVTITPVAIAMGAMVVNTALAFQGYERMAFAACVGGPFITVILGTASICMANAVKDKHPRAQTLYGEYGMNAFIFLIISLSMTLMWTSILNYRSRRSVGIYSLSLYMLFLLFAVLIKDNIIHSYAKDVILQDSFE
- the LOC108597696 gene encoding CTD nuclear envelope phosphatase 1; the protein is MYSISIFLLLSLTCVTKMVVQVQEQPSSTAPPIEQVSNLSKPPASSETASTSAEVVATFSGRVQRPVPAARSWPNVTSSLPSLENLGDYVLQFIAYLTSKLRLLFDPSTYVLYQEVPLSFETQAMLAQVNRKTLVLDLDETLVHSCYCDPDTNEQFGCSEVPPTAVPDYALDIEIIPEMPKVSFTVFKRPHVDVFLDFVAKWYDLVIYTASLEEYATVVIDQLDAGRHILQRRLYRQHCRSQTNMISKNLAAVNNDLTSVFIIDNSPSVYRDFPLNAVPIKSYIYDMEDMELVRLLPFLDALRFTKDVRTVLGRRESSDEDDL
- the LOC108597695 gene encoding mitochondrial sodium/calcium exchanger protein isoform X3, yielding MSKDNNDTPNAMEEEFKQFTSKINCHIVVDLPYEQRCDFVIKAMDCPATTNILPYWKLMSCHYNCRNRFEEYVVMTVFVIFIMELIVCIYHVVEVYYTPALKLCSHLLHLNEHLAGVTILSFGNAAPEMLANLLTTATGTPVLAYYYSKALFTTLFTGGLINYLCPFRMNMHGTLRDTFFFLIGVMYLEFTLSNDQMISMNEGIVLLSIYFAYLMVNVVDYVLTRRYMKSIWNQLEELVGDRTTPNAQSKSQVLRKKYAELASDAEMEVFSRNSSPLEHHSSIDLTIRSQRKNRRITVSARANMYYNISNNWNRHIFRDFFESLAPIKIADWQAAKLYKRAYYIARVPIAVLTALFIPLVDYDLHKHGWSKLLNCIQLIINPAITVILIKSYSHVLWY
- the LOC108597695 gene encoding mitochondrial sodium/calcium exchanger protein isoform X1, whose translation is MSKDNNDTPNAMEEEFKQFTSKINCHIVVDLPYEQRCDFVIKAMDCPATTNILPYWKLMSCHYNCRNRFEEYVVMTVFVIFIMELIVCIYHVVEVYYTPALKLCSHLLHLNEHLAGVTILSFGNAAPEMLANLLTTATGTPVLAYYYSKALFTTLFTGGLINYLCPFRMNMHGTLRDTFFFLIGVMYLEFTLSNDQMISMNEGIVLLSIYFAYLMVNVVDYVLTRRYMKSIWNQLEELVGDRTTPNAQSKSQVLRKKYAELASDAEMEVFSRNSSPLEHHSSIDLTIRSQRKNRRITVSARANMYYNISNNWNRHIFRDFFESLAPIKIADWQAAKLYKRAYYIARVPIAVLTALFIPLVDYDLHKHGWSKLLNCIQLIINPAITVILIKSMYFGTKIWYLNIVQDYIYGVYTFALTVPLAIVVFMKSRTDAPPLFHFAFTTLNLTGSAFTIYYCESEIDHLLQVIAMVMHVPTAFVGVTITPVAIAMGAMVVNTALAFQGYERMAFAACVGGPFITVILGTASICMANAVKDKHPRAQTLYGEYGMNAFIFLIISLSMTLMWTSILNYRSRRSVGIYSLSLYMLFLLFAVLIKDNIIHSYAKDVILQDSFE